One Fuerstiella marisgermanici DNA window includes the following coding sequences:
- a CDS encoding glycosyltransferase → MHVLFVHQNFPAQFGHIAAHLVKQHGHRCTFVSEKPSGHVGGIERIQYSVTGGARASTHFCSRTFENQIWHSAAVMDALKNRPDIQPDLIVGHTGFLSTVFLRELYDVPQINYFEFFYRTQNSDIDFRSDLPQCGQEERIRARIRNAALLLDLDNCDAGYSPTVWQRNQLPKEFHTKVQPIFDGIDTSFWKPVDVVSRTIAGLNIPADMKVVTYVSRGMESIRGFDIFMKVAKRLCDMRSDVVFIVVGEDRIAYGGDARFTNGKTFKQWVLERDDYDLNRIRFTGRIAPTDLVRLFSLSDLHLFLTAPFVLSWSLFDALACGATVLASSTGPVMELVNHEQNGLLTDFFDVDSWVEAAAAVLDEPQAFAHLGAAGVETVRRQFSMDVCLPKLLDMYARTLM, encoded by the coding sequence ATGCACGTCTTATTTGTCCACCAGAATTTCCCGGCTCAGTTCGGGCACATTGCCGCTCACTTAGTGAAGCAGCATGGCCACCGCTGTACGTTTGTGTCGGAGAAGCCTTCCGGTCATGTGGGCGGCATTGAACGGATTCAGTACTCGGTCACAGGAGGCGCTCGCGCATCGACTCACTTTTGCAGCCGCACGTTCGAGAACCAAATCTGGCATTCTGCTGCGGTGATGGATGCACTGAAGAATCGCCCGGACATTCAGCCAGATTTGATCGTGGGACACACCGGATTTCTGTCGACCGTATTTCTGCGAGAACTGTACGACGTTCCACAGATCAACTACTTCGAATTCTTCTATCGCACTCAAAATTCGGACATCGACTTCCGCAGCGATCTCCCTCAGTGCGGACAGGAAGAACGGATCCGAGCACGCATACGAAATGCGGCGCTGCTACTGGACCTGGACAACTGCGACGCGGGCTATTCACCGACAGTGTGGCAACGAAATCAGTTACCGAAAGAATTCCATACCAAGGTGCAGCCGATTTTCGACGGGATCGATACGTCATTTTGGAAACCTGTCGACGTCGTGAGCCGAACGATCGCAGGGCTTAATATTCCCGCCGACATGAAAGTTGTGACCTATGTCAGTCGAGGCATGGAATCGATTCGCGGATTTGACATCTTTATGAAAGTGGCGAAGCGTCTGTGTGACATGCGGTCGGATGTGGTGTTCATCGTGGTCGGCGAAGACCGCATCGCCTATGGTGGCGATGCTCGCTTTACGAACGGCAAGACCTTTAAGCAGTGGGTCCTGGAGCGGGATGACTACGACCTGAACCGCATTCGATTCACGGGCCGGATCGCTCCAACAGACCTTGTGCGACTGTTTTCTTTGTCCGATCTGCACCTGTTTCTTACGGCCCCGTTTGTCCTGTCCTGGTCGCTGTTTGATGCTCTCGCGTGCGGCGCCACGGTCTTGGCATCCAGTACCGGGCCAGTCATGGAACTGGTGAACCACGAGCAAAACGGCCTGCTAACAGACTTCTTCGACGTCGATTCGTGGGTGGAAGCGGCGGCCGCTGTGCTTGATGAACCGCAGGCTTTTGCTCATTTGGGCGCGGCAGGTGTTGAGACAGTTCGCCGTCAGTTCAGCATGGACGTCTGCCTGCCAAAGCTGCTGGACATGTACGCACGAACACTTATGTAA